Proteins co-encoded in one Rhodopirellula bahusiensis genomic window:
- a CDS encoding FHA domain-containing protein: MVATDSSNTPTHADSNSATAFAAPSRTESLNRSVGEGSATSWLNQPRNTPAVESRSAAEHSSDQSTGKSLGDHGTMWNQEGAIEFRVRSEAHPTRRLRLAGARYTLGNGVGCSIRLDDPTLRPLHAVLIRDAHRILIRAYSIPLLINNVRVTEGTLQQGDVLRLGNYEFELVQAKFEETKQQKPTTHRFAESVPRLASGNSASMFDSNVEFQKEAARWHKLKEEAEKHDHWVRERQEELKKQADQIEAQFKALREREDEIRSQETAAVELHAEFQVRHRDLTERQDQLAAQQNQLEQQREDWKVQQERLQGRDAHYRTQIEELLLEKESLFERERDSERQLNETRQQLKESQSQADAAAEAVTQMRTKFASLNEQLLALGEQQESLQTMGLERVEEHARQCKELSAARDEAVAQRESANKERDDVLDQKASSDAKLYETRERCDDLLKTEESLREEIESLQIEISDARKEAEALRRDCQHARTTIGELEARVRESENRHDTDRTSWSDEMDALRNGVDELTLSLAQAEQQLAQLREDNDKLRETLSLTEEQRNEFKAKYKTSEKQRIRAEREVSETRQLFDRSNRDHDDTLDQIERLEEETRHLISGKNDAESNAPASNVRLGILSASDSLTADEDGTEETIEPLESADASYAEDNTPESITDGLGLHIANEPVQDVTEAVATEEHASNDLIDEAMSVVHDSETDRLLDEAEEKAASWSTPIAEETVEETDDEDAWPTYESAEAADLPNLDAHVSNADAAGADEFSNEPSSVDANDSPSPAWPDESESLLLPAERLGNDAELHSDAEQLNVAEPLNDVINNEINESVNLDSGEANADWASVSETDEDDSAEDVDAQMFAAEFTAAAQEEAEQIREARLSQEWNSEELSPETVSESNVEASDDIPVEASLNDDNPWATADLDQSFPSDEPSAEQQNSFDDADSQSPLSLADQLIRDLSNEKTSDETELSLPNEELSNETGTQMWDGQADYAPEADLDAGLQDTTSEGYDSNDLTSTQPHSWDQQDSEEPLDVADEFESSLSSIEEESAELELPSTNEVAAETVVAPEAGEPDDDSIEAYMNRLLQRVQKQSGDEATPAAEKPQKAATEPVEIPVQAETTDHDLEPEVIEPVDPNAPLIPRSQAPERNSNLSAMRELANESARSAVERSAKSQSHSSRVQAMVKFAQAVVAIICGIAAVTFVAQGTLKIVAAVAALLIAVICVKEGLTLLNSTRGRSPKQPAVDPAEEIHLAEVVE, encoded by the coding sequence GTGGTGGCAACTGACTCCTCGAATACACCAACACACGCCGACTCCAACTCCGCAACCGCGTTCGCGGCTCCTTCACGAACGGAGTCACTGAATCGTTCCGTCGGCGAAGGATCCGCAACGAGTTGGTTGAATCAACCACGCAACACGCCAGCGGTCGAATCTCGATCCGCCGCCGAACATTCGTCGGATCAATCGACCGGCAAATCGCTTGGCGACCACGGCACGATGTGGAACCAAGAAGGTGCGATCGAGTTTCGAGTCCGGAGCGAAGCGCATCCCACTCGTCGACTGCGCCTCGCCGGTGCTCGATACACGCTCGGCAACGGCGTTGGATGCTCGATCCGTCTCGACGACCCGACTTTGCGTCCGCTGCACGCGGTTCTGATTCGCGACGCACATCGCATCCTGATTCGTGCGTATTCGATTCCGTTGTTGATCAACAACGTTCGCGTCACCGAAGGAACGTTGCAACAAGGCGACGTGCTTCGATTGGGCAACTACGAATTTGAATTGGTCCAAGCCAAGTTTGAGGAAACCAAGCAACAGAAGCCGACCACGCACCGATTCGCTGAATCAGTCCCACGACTTGCTTCCGGCAACTCGGCATCGATGTTCGATTCCAATGTCGAATTCCAGAAGGAAGCCGCGCGCTGGCACAAGCTCAAGGAAGAAGCCGAGAAACACGACCATTGGGTGCGTGAACGACAAGAAGAACTGAAAAAGCAAGCCGATCAGATCGAGGCTCAGTTCAAGGCACTGCGTGAACGCGAGGACGAGATCCGTTCGCAAGAAACCGCCGCGGTGGAACTGCACGCGGAATTCCAAGTTCGTCATCGTGACCTCACCGAACGTCAGGACCAACTTGCCGCTCAACAGAATCAACTGGAGCAGCAACGCGAGGACTGGAAGGTCCAACAAGAACGCCTGCAGGGCCGCGACGCTCACTACCGAACTCAGATCGAAGAGTTGTTGCTCGAAAAAGAAAGCCTGTTCGAACGGGAACGTGACAGCGAACGACAACTGAATGAGACTCGTCAACAATTGAAGGAGTCACAAAGTCAGGCCGACGCCGCCGCGGAAGCGGTGACACAGATGCGAACCAAGTTTGCTTCGCTCAACGAACAACTGTTGGCTCTCGGTGAACAGCAAGAGTCCCTGCAAACGATGGGATTGGAACGTGTTGAAGAACACGCTCGCCAATGCAAAGAATTGTCAGCAGCTCGCGATGAAGCCGTTGCCCAACGCGAAAGTGCCAACAAAGAACGCGACGACGTTCTCGATCAAAAGGCTAGCAGCGACGCCAAACTTTACGAGACTCGCGAACGATGCGATGACTTGTTGAAAACCGAGGAATCACTGCGGGAAGAAATCGAAAGCCTGCAGATCGAAATTTCCGACGCTCGCAAAGAAGCGGAAGCGTTGCGTCGTGACTGCCAGCACGCCCGCACCACGATCGGAGAACTGGAAGCACGAGTTCGCGAATCTGAAAATCGCCACGACACCGACCGGACTTCGTGGAGCGACGAAATGGACGCCCTGCGAAATGGCGTCGATGAGCTGACGCTCAGCCTCGCGCAGGCGGAACAGCAACTCGCACAACTCCGCGAAGACAATGACAAACTTCGCGAAACGTTGTCGCTGACCGAAGAACAACGCAACGAGTTCAAGGCCAAGTACAAAACCTCGGAAAAGCAACGCATTCGCGCCGAACGTGAAGTTTCCGAAACTCGTCAACTGTTCGACCGATCCAACCGGGACCACGACGACACGCTAGATCAAATCGAACGGCTCGAGGAAGAAACCCGCCACCTAATCAGCGGAAAGAACGACGCCGAATCAAACGCCCCGGCTTCCAATGTTCGCTTGGGCATCCTCTCGGCGAGCGATTCGTTGACCGCGGATGAGGATGGCACCGAAGAAACAATCGAACCTCTCGAGTCTGCCGACGCATCCTACGCAGAAGACAACACACCTGAATCCATCACTGATGGATTGGGACTCCATATCGCGAATGAACCAGTTCAAGACGTCACAGAGGCTGTGGCGACCGAAGAGCACGCCTCGAATGATCTGATTGATGAAGCCATGAGCGTGGTCCACGATTCTGAAACGGATCGCTTGCTAGACGAAGCCGAAGAAAAAGCAGCGAGTTGGAGCACGCCGATCGCGGAAGAAACGGTTGAGGAAACCGACGATGAAGATGCGTGGCCAACCTACGAAAGTGCCGAGGCAGCGGACCTTCCAAACCTCGATGCACACGTTTCCAACGCAGACGCCGCGGGTGCGGACGAGTTTAGCAATGAACCATCGAGCGTCGATGCCAACGATTCGCCTTCACCCGCTTGGCCCGACGAATCGGAATCGCTTTTGCTGCCAGCAGAACGGCTTGGCAACGATGCTGAGCTGCACAGCGACGCAGAGCAACTCAATGTTGCCGAGCCGTTGAACGATGTCATCAACAATGAAATCAATGAATCCGTCAATCTAGATAGCGGTGAAGCCAACGCTGATTGGGCCAGCGTCTCCGAAACCGATGAAGACGACTCCGCCGAGGACGTCGACGCTCAAATGTTCGCTGCCGAATTCACCGCGGCTGCCCAAGAGGAAGCCGAGCAAATTCGCGAAGCTCGACTTTCGCAAGAATGGAATTCGGAAGAGCTCTCACCCGAGACCGTTTCCGAGTCGAACGTAGAAGCAAGTGATGACATCCCCGTGGAAGCGTCGCTCAACGATGACAATCCATGGGCGACAGCTGATCTGGACCAGTCCTTTCCAAGCGACGAGCCATCGGCTGAACAACAAAATTCGTTTGACGACGCGGATTCGCAATCACCTCTCAGCCTCGCTGACCAACTGATTCGCGATCTCAGCAACGAGAAGACATCGGATGAAACCGAGCTGTCGCTACCAAACGAAGAGTTGTCGAACGAAACCGGAACCCAAATGTGGGACGGTCAAGCGGACTACGCTCCGGAAGCGGATCTGGATGCCGGATTGCAAGACACCACGTCCGAGGGCTACGACTCCAACGATTTGACCTCGACGCAGCCTCACTCATGGGATCAGCAGGACTCCGAGGAACCACTCGACGTTGCAGACGAATTTGAATCGTCACTTTCTAGCATCGAGGAAGAATCAGCTGAACTTGAATTGCCTAGCACCAATGAAGTCGCCGCCGAAACCGTTGTCGCTCCTGAGGCGGGAGAGCCGGACGACGATTCGATCGAAGCCTACATGAATCGTTTGTTGCAACGCGTTCAAAAACAGTCGGGTGACGAAGCGACACCGGCGGCTGAAAAACCTCAGAAGGCTGCTACCGAACCTGTCGAAATTCCGGTTCAGGCCGAAACGACGGACCACGATTTGGAACCAGAGGTCATCGAGCCGGTTGATCCAAACGCGCCTTTGATCCCTCGTTCGCAAGCTCCCGAACGAAACAGCAACCTGTCCGCGATGCGAGAACTGGCCAACGAATCCGCTCGCAGTGCAGTCGAACGAAGTGCCAAATCGCAATCACACAGTTCTCGTGTGCAAGCGATGGTCAAATTCGCACAAGCGGTTGTGGCTATCATCTGCGGTATCGCGGCCGTCACGTTTGTCGCCCAAGGGACGCTGAAGATCGTCGCCGCGGTTGCCGCCTTGTTGATCGCAGTCATTTGCGTCAAAGAAGGTCTGACGCTGCTGAATTCAACACGGGGCCGCTCACCCAAGCAACCTGCGGTTGACCCTGCTGAGGAAATTCACCTCGCAGAAGTCGTCGAGTGA
- a CDS encoding phosphate acyltransferase → MSLLSFDQLFARADEARPCLPVAVAGGDDPTVIQALAETTRRGWTRPILCGPASRIEQVIASEEISAAAFEIIDSEHPAISAVELVRNGTARLLMKGQIATPDLMRAVLKSESGLRTGRTICQIVMMEIPKDDRRFLLADTGITIQPNIEQAIEIVEATASLAKSLGSEHPRIAIMAASEKVSDAMPETELAESINECLTNVCDFQVQGPLSFDLAYSSEAGQKKRLNGNAIGAADAMVFPNLLSANLTVKAIMYTADCRFGGLLTGAACPIVFMSRADDTITRIRSLALAISQTKG, encoded by the coding sequence ATGAGCTTGCTTTCATTCGACCAGTTGTTTGCTCGTGCGGACGAGGCTCGGCCGTGCCTCCCGGTCGCGGTCGCTGGCGGAGACGACCCGACGGTCATCCAAGCACTCGCTGAAACCACACGTCGAGGCTGGACCCGCCCAATTCTCTGCGGTCCCGCTTCGCGCATCGAACAAGTGATTGCATCCGAAGAGATTTCTGCTGCAGCGTTCGAAATCATCGATTCGGAGCATCCGGCGATCTCCGCGGTCGAGCTCGTTCGAAACGGAACTGCCCGCCTGCTGATGAAGGGTCAAATCGCCACGCCGGACCTCATGCGTGCCGTTCTCAAGTCCGAATCGGGACTGCGAACCGGACGTACGATTTGCCAAATTGTGATGATGGAGATTCCAAAAGACGACCGTCGCTTCTTGCTCGCTGACACCGGTATCACGATTCAGCCAAACATCGAACAAGCCATCGAAATCGTCGAAGCAACCGCGTCGCTTGCGAAATCATTGGGCAGCGAACACCCACGGATCGCAATCATGGCTGCCAGCGAAAAGGTTAGTGATGCGATGCCCGAAACAGAATTGGCGGAATCAATCAATGAATGCCTCACCAACGTTTGTGACTTCCAAGTCCAAGGCCCACTCTCATTCGACTTGGCATACTCAAGCGAAGCTGGTCAAAAGAAACGATTGAATGGCAATGCCATTGGTGCAGCCGACGCGATGGTGTTCCCGAATTTGCTTTCCGCAAATTTGACTGTCAAAGCAATCATGTACACCGCAGACTGCCGGTTCGGCGGCCTACTCACTGGCGCCGCGTGTCCGATCGTGTTCATGTCTCGGGCCGACGACACGATCACCCGCATCCGCTCACTCGCCCTCGCGATAAGCCAGACCAAAGGCTGA
- a CDS encoding phosphonatase-like hydrolase: protein MIELVVFDMAGTTVDEDNVVYKTVRQSINAAGYSFTQEQVQAAGAGKEKSQAIRDVLALDGGDHSEAEVQAIFADFKSRLVEAYDSLDVTEQPAASKTFAELHARGIKVVLNTGYDRQTAEKLVHKIGWTIGEDVDALVTASDVEAGRPAPDMIYLAMALTEIANASCVVKVGDSRIDIEEGQNAKCGITLGITTGAQPEIDLLQSKPTAVIHHLSELLALVDQTSQATV, encoded by the coding sequence ATGATTGAACTTGTCGTCTTTGACATGGCAGGAACAACCGTCGACGAAGACAACGTCGTCTACAAAACTGTCCGTCAATCTATCAATGCTGCCGGATATAGTTTCACCCAAGAACAAGTCCAGGCTGCGGGCGCCGGAAAAGAAAAGTCCCAAGCCATTCGTGACGTCTTGGCGTTAGACGGCGGCGATCACTCAGAGGCTGAAGTCCAAGCGATCTTTGCTGACTTCAAAAGCCGGTTGGTCGAAGCATACGATTCGCTCGACGTCACCGAACAACCGGCCGCGTCCAAAACCTTTGCCGAGCTTCACGCTCGCGGGATCAAGGTCGTCCTCAACACAGGATACGACCGTCAAACCGCCGAGAAACTGGTTCACAAAATCGGCTGGACGATCGGTGAAGACGTCGACGCCTTGGTCACCGCGAGCGACGTCGAAGCGGGACGTCCCGCACCCGACATGATCTACTTGGCGATGGCTTTGACCGAAATCGCCAATGCATCGTGCGTTGTCAAAGTTGGCGACTCCAGGATCGATATTGAAGAGGGCCAGAACGCCAAGTGTGGGATCACGCTGGGTATCACCACCGGTGCCCAGCCTGAAATCGATCTGCTCCAATCCAAGCCAACCGCGGTGATTCATCACCTCAGTGAGTTGCTCGCTTTGGTCGATCAAACCAGCCAAGCAACCGTTTGA
- a CDS encoding enoyl-CoA hydratase, producing the protein MEPTTESELLVKIDEGIATATLNRAAKRNALSLELLASLESELNSIADNPDVRVVVLQAAGPVFSSGHDLKQMIDRSADEYSALFTQCAATMQRLRTIPQPVIAQVQGLATAAGCQLVASCDLAIASENAWFATPGVKIGLFCTTPMVPLVRSLPPKIAMEMLLTGDPLSAQRAYDLGFINRVVSIEELEAATLEMARKIASASRETIAIGKQAFYQQASLSESEAYGQAVEVMTQNSLHGDAQEGIQAFLEKRTPVWNQ; encoded by the coding sequence ATGGAACCGACCACGGAAAGCGAACTACTCGTCAAAATTGACGAGGGCATTGCAACTGCGACCTTGAATCGAGCCGCCAAACGCAATGCACTGTCATTGGAGTTGCTCGCATCACTCGAGAGTGAACTGAATTCAATAGCGGACAATCCTGACGTTCGGGTCGTGGTCCTCCAGGCGGCTGGCCCGGTGTTTTCATCGGGGCACGATCTGAAACAGATGATCGATCGATCGGCCGATGAGTATTCGGCGCTGTTCACGCAGTGCGCCGCGACGATGCAGCGTCTTCGCACCATCCCGCAACCAGTGATCGCACAGGTCCAAGGACTCGCGACCGCGGCCGGGTGCCAACTGGTCGCCTCTTGCGACTTGGCAATCGCCAGCGAGAATGCCTGGTTCGCAACGCCCGGTGTGAAGATCGGATTGTTCTGCACCACCCCCATGGTGCCGCTCGTTCGATCGCTACCACCCAAAATCGCGATGGAGATGCTACTGACTGGCGATCCACTCTCGGCCCAGCGAGCCTATGATCTTGGATTCATCAACCGAGTGGTATCGATTGAAGAATTGGAGGCGGCAACTCTCGAAATGGCACGGAAGATTGCCTCCGCCAGCCGCGAGACCATCGCGATTGGGAAGCAAGCGTTCTATCAGCAGGCCTCCCTGTCTGAATCCGAAGCCTACGGCCAAGCGGTGGAAGTGATGACCCAAAATTCGCTTCACGGCGACGCTCAGGAAGGGATTCAAGCTTTCCTGGAGAAGCGGACTCCGGTTTGGAACCAGTGA
- a CDS encoding DUF5690 family protein, translating to MAMTTDASLDGQATIARDSLITRWLSGTNPTAFSIYCIVAAFGTYFCMYAFRKPFTAATYDGMIAFGVGYKTILITSQVAGYTLSKFVGIKVVSEMPARYRAISIVALIAIAEFALLLFAVTPVPWNFVWLFVNGLPLGMVFGLVLGFLEGRAVTEALSAGLCASFILSSGFVKSVGRTLIESHGVDTFWMPAMTGLFFVGPLLLFVWMLSQIPAPSATDEQLRSKRSPMNGEQRLAYWRRHAFGLTGLLSIYVLLTVIRSLRDDFAIEIWSELGVENEPTVFARSEFWVMIGVVVISGLTSLIRNNRTAFLSALGLLVAGFVIVVASVVGQTYGQLSPMAFMVLLGLGMYIPYVAFHTTVFERMIAALRETGTIGYLMYLADALGYLGYVGVMFYRNSVTSDHNFLSLMNRTSVVVAALASVITIFLCMHYTTKIPRSEPIADENN from the coding sequence ATGGCTATGACCACGGATGCTTCCCTTGATGGGCAAGCAACGATCGCGCGGGACAGCCTCATCACCCGTTGGTTGTCGGGTACGAATCCAACGGCCTTCTCGATCTACTGCATCGTTGCGGCTTTCGGAACCTACTTTTGCATGTATGCGTTTCGAAAGCCGTTCACTGCCGCCACCTATGATGGCATGATCGCATTTGGCGTTGGCTACAAAACAATTCTGATCACGTCACAAGTCGCCGGATACACCCTTTCAAAGTTTGTAGGCATCAAAGTTGTCTCCGAGATGCCAGCTCGCTATCGAGCGATCTCAATTGTCGCTTTGATCGCAATAGCAGAGTTCGCGCTGCTACTGTTTGCCGTCACGCCGGTCCCCTGGAATTTCGTTTGGCTGTTCGTCAATGGATTGCCGCTCGGAATGGTCTTCGGTTTGGTGCTCGGTTTCTTAGAAGGACGCGCCGTCACCGAAGCTCTGTCAGCAGGATTGTGTGCAAGCTTCATTCTGTCGTCTGGTTTCGTGAAATCCGTTGGTCGGACTCTGATCGAAAGTCACGGCGTCGATACGTTTTGGATGCCAGCCATGACAGGCCTCTTCTTCGTTGGTCCTCTGTTGTTGTTCGTCTGGATGCTATCGCAAATCCCCGCACCGTCGGCGACCGATGAACAATTGCGATCCAAACGATCACCGATGAACGGGGAACAACGCCTTGCCTATTGGCGTCGTCACGCGTTCGGATTGACCGGACTGCTTTCGATCTATGTCCTGCTCACCGTCATCCGCAGCTTGCGAGACGATTTCGCGATCGAAATCTGGAGTGAACTTGGCGTGGAAAACGAACCCACGGTGTTCGCCCGTTCGGAATTCTGGGTGATGATTGGCGTGGTTGTCATTTCGGGGCTCACCAGTTTGATTCGCAACAACCGCACCGCGTTTCTATCGGCCCTTGGATTGCTCGTGGCTGGGTTTGTGATCGTCGTCGCATCGGTGGTTGGCCAAACCTACGGACAACTTTCACCGATGGCGTTCATGGTGCTGCTGGGACTTGGGATGTATATCCCGTATGTTGCCTTCCATACCACCGTGTTTGAACGCATGATCGCCGCACTTCGAGAAACGGGCACGATCGGCTACTTGATGTACTTGGCCGATGCCCTTGGGTACCTCGGCTACGTCGGTGTGATGTTTTATCGCAACTCAGTCACTTCCGATCACAACTTTTTGTCGCTGATGAACCGAACCTCCGTGGTGGTCGCAGCGTTGGCAAGTGTCATCACGATCTTCCTTTGCATGCACTACACAACCAAGATTCCTCGCAGCGAACCAATCGCTGACGAGAACAACTGA
- a CDS encoding helix-turn-helix domain-containing protein → MNLVELAQRLRQLRLDRGMTLDEVAQQSGQTKSWLSRVENFRITPSLPALADLATALGVSTASLLEGLDDRPQIVCVRHDEKKAIQRDPDSSIEYYSLASERAHRTMDPFLLKVPSGEEREPRTHEGEEFLTVLKGRVRFYYGEQEFTLSKGDSLYFDSEVEHCLANPFANEAEVLCLFRLGRQ, encoded by the coding sequence ATGAATCTGGTGGAGCTAGCACAACGTCTTCGGCAACTGCGGTTGGATCGTGGGATGACGCTGGACGAAGTGGCGCAACAGAGCGGCCAAACGAAAAGTTGGTTGTCGAGGGTGGAAAACTTTCGGATCACGCCGTCGCTTCCTGCGCTCGCTGATTTGGCGACTGCTTTGGGGGTGTCGACGGCGAGTTTGTTGGAGGGGTTGGACGATCGTCCACAAATCGTGTGCGTCCGGCACGACGAAAAAAAGGCTATTCAACGGGATCCCGATTCGTCCATCGAGTATTACTCACTCGCGAGTGAGCGAGCCCACCGTACGATGGATCCGTTTCTGTTGAAGGTGCCCAGCGGCGAAGAGCGTGAGCCGCGCACCCATGAAGGCGAAGAGTTCTTGACCGTGCTGAAGGGGCGAGTACGGTTCTACTACGGCGAGCAAGAGTTCACGCTATCGAAAGGCGACAGCTTGTATTTCGATAGCGAAGTGGAGCATTGCTTGGCCAATCCATTTGCAAATGAAGCGGAAGTGTTATGTCTATTTCGGCTGGGACGTCAGTGA
- a CDS encoding TIGR03364 family FAD-dependent oxidoreductase translates to MTADTHHSDLVVIGGGVLGSFYAYHALQRGLRVKLVERNSRPSDATVRNFGQVVPSGLDQNWQKHGRESLRIYKEIQAQTDISLQQNGSIYIASDDEECTLIEELHQINRETEYHSELLTAEQCRARYPNLRSDYCRGGLFFPAEVSVNPRRMIHHLHEHLRTQSNFEPRFETLIQQVNPVRSDLIELETSRGEKFSANKVIVCCGAEFQTLFPEHFRQSEMKLCKLQMLRLAPQKQSVLPGNILTGLSIRRYESFSQCPSWDAIKATESKDTFAHQWGLHILFKQELDGGIILGDSHEYTSADHPSGLDFDVRSDVNYAILMEAKRIMDLPSWDVEASWYGIYSQTSQPSGIHLETIFPNVHITTGIGGKGMTSSAGFTQHHLTEIYND, encoded by the coding sequence ATGACCGCTGACACTCACCACTCCGACTTGGTCGTCATCGGCGGCGGAGTTCTCGGAAGCTTCTATGCTTATCACGCGTTGCAACGTGGTTTGCGGGTGAAGCTGGTGGAACGCAACTCGCGACCAAGCGATGCAACGGTTCGTAACTTTGGGCAGGTCGTCCCATCAGGACTGGACCAAAACTGGCAAAAACACGGCCGCGAAAGCCTCCGGATTTACAAAGAGATCCAAGCGCAAACTGATATCTCGTTACAGCAAAACGGAAGCATCTACATCGCCTCGGACGATGAAGAATGTACGTTGATCGAGGAACTGCATCAGATCAATCGTGAGACCGAGTATCACTCAGAACTATTGACGGCAGAACAGTGCCGAGCAAGGTACCCCAATCTTCGCAGTGACTACTGCCGTGGTGGTCTCTTCTTCCCAGCAGAGGTTTCCGTCAATCCGAGACGGATGATCCATCATCTGCACGAACACTTGCGAACTCAATCGAACTTTGAGCCACGATTTGAGACTTTGATCCAACAAGTGAATCCGGTCCGGTCGGATCTGATCGAACTTGAAACTTCGCGAGGTGAAAAGTTTTCAGCCAACAAAGTCATCGTCTGCTGCGGTGCAGAATTTCAAACTCTGTTCCCGGAACATTTTCGTCAAAGCGAGATGAAGCTTTGCAAATTGCAAATGCTCCGACTCGCACCTCAAAAACAATCCGTTCTCCCTGGAAATATCCTGACTGGATTGTCGATTCGCCGCTACGAAAGCTTCTCCCAGTGCCCCTCTTGGGACGCAATCAAAGCCACCGAGTCCAAGGACACGTTCGCTCATCAATGGGGCCTGCACATCTTGTTCAAACAAGAGCTCGATGGCGGCATCATCCTGGGCGACTCACATGAGTACACCTCCGCCGACCATCCCAGCGGTCTCGATTTTGACGTTCGTTCGGATGTCAACTACGCCATCTTGATGGAAGCAAAGCGTATCATGGACCTTCCGTCCTGGGATGTCGAAGCTTCTTGGTATGGCATTTACAGTCAAACGTCTCAACCTTCTGGCATTCACCTTGAAACGATCTTCCCGAACGTGCATATCACCACGGGGATTGGCGGCAAAGGAATGACCAGTAGCGCAGGCTTCACACAACACCATCTCACCGAGATTTACAATGATTGA
- a CDS encoding zinc-binding dehydrogenase — MSISAGTSVTQSDFESESFADVPNVAMEFDSTERRFVESKSKLKPLLEGQVLVRVLCCTLCGSDLHTVSGRRSGHNRGVLGHEIVGEVVGWCGEFTPMDYHGAPLQIGQRITWAMSVGCEHCFYCDNDLNQKCDSLFKYGHEANDGHPTGGLSEHCVLVAGTPIFPVPDALSNEVVAPVNCATATVSAALRLVNQTHQIKGSTVLVVGAGMLGLTAAAQLSEAGATRVVVADPNADRAKLAQSFGATDAIVTETAEERHLKLRELTDGRGVDVAIDFAGMTTAVEACLQSVRMGGCVMLVGSVFPSDPVPLYPEQAVRRMLTIRGLHNYLPRDLDDGLRFLERNHHRFPFESLVGRSFPLSEVDQAFEYAMQERPVRVAVYPSSTD, encoded by the coding sequence ATGTCTATTTCGGCTGGGACGTCAGTGACTCAGAGCGACTTTGAGTCGGAATCGTTTGCTGACGTTCCGAACGTCGCGATGGAGTTTGATTCCACCGAGCGGCGATTCGTGGAATCAAAGAGCAAGCTCAAGCCATTGCTCGAAGGCCAGGTCCTCGTTCGCGTTCTTTGTTGCACGTTGTGTGGAAGCGATTTGCACACGGTTTCGGGAAGACGGTCGGGGCACAACCGCGGCGTGCTCGGACACGAAATCGTGGGCGAAGTGGTGGGGTGGTGCGGCGAGTTCACGCCGATGGATTACCACGGCGCACCGCTTCAGATCGGGCAGCGCATCACCTGGGCGATGTCGGTCGGTTGTGAGCACTGTTTTTACTGCGACAACGACTTGAATCAGAAGTGTGATTCGCTATTCAAGTACGGACACGAAGCAAACGATGGTCATCCAACCGGTGGCTTGAGCGAACATTGCGTGCTGGTCGCGGGAACGCCGATCTTTCCGGTTCCGGACGCGTTGAGCAACGAAGTGGTTGCGCCGGTCAATTGCGCGACGGCGACGGTTTCGGCGGCGCTTCGTCTGGTCAATCAAACGCATCAGATCAAAGGTTCAACCGTGCTGGTCGTCGGTGCTGGGATGCTTGGTTTGACCGCAGCGGCACAGCTGAGCGAAGCAGGCGCGACGCGAGTTGTGGTTGCAGATCCAAATGCGGACCGAGCGAAACTGGCACAATCCTTTGGTGCGACTGACGCTATTGTCACTGAGACCGCGGAAGAACGACACTTGAAGCTTCGAGAATTGACCGACGGTCGTGGAGTCGACGTCGCCATCGACTTTGCGGGAATGACGACCGCCGTCGAAGCTTGCCTGCAGTCGGTTCGCATGGGTGGATGCGTGATGTTGGTTGGGTCCGTGTTTCCATCGGACCCCGTGCCGTTGTATCCCGAGCAAGCGGTCCGCCGAATGTTGACCATTCGTGGACTGCACAACTACTTGCCTCGTGATCTCGATGACGGGTTGCGATTCTTAGAACGCAACCACCATCGATTTCCATTTGAATCGCTGGTCGGTAGAAGCTTTCCGCTCAGTGAAGTGGATCAAGCGTTCGAGTACGCCATGCAAGAGCGACCCGTTCGAGTCGCTGTGTATCCCAGCTCAACAGATTGA